Below is a genomic region from Raphanus sativus cultivar WK10039 chromosome 4, ASM80110v3, whole genome shotgun sequence.
TATCAAGAACTTTTGCAGAGATGTCTCTAAAAAACTGACAGATTTCGACAATAGTTAACGTCACATCTGTTGGCAGCAGATTTCGAACTGCGACTGAAAATAAATCTCTCATTATCACGTGACAATCATGGCTTTTTAAGCCTGCTAGCTTTCGACCACTAACATCAACACAACTTGATATGTTAGAAGCATAACCATCTGGAAGTTTTACATTTTGTAAGACACTTAAAAAAGTATCTTTTCCATGATTGTTCAGAGAAAAACACGCAGCTTGATACTTGTCATTATCATCAGGCCACAAGTCAGAACGTATACCCAGCTCACGAAGATCTCTTCTAGCATTCAGATTATCTTTCGATTTGTTTTTGTCATCCAACAATGTGTAGGCTAGATTGTCAAACACATTCTTCTCTATGTGCATGACATCCAAATTATGTCGCAACATTGTAACTTCCCAATAGGGCAACTCGAAAAATATACTTCTTTTCTTCCACTGTTGAGTACTAGATCTTCCAGTATCACTTCGATCTCTCTTTCTTCCAACTCCAactaaactatttttctttCCAAGGGTGACATCGACTTGTTGTAGTTGATGAAAAATTTCAGAGCCTGTCAATGTGGCTGGTGGATGTCTAGTTTCTATTTTTCCATCAAAATGTGTAGTATTCTGACGAAACCCATGATCTGGAggaagaaatcgacgatgacctataaaacaatttttttttccatggCGTAATCGTTGTCCGATTCCATCAAAATTACAGCTTGGACATGCTGATGCTGTATATGTATTCCAACCCGACAAATTTCCAAGACCAGGAAAATCACTAATTGTCCACATAAGAGCTGCTCTCATGTTAAAAGTTTGCTTTGTCGAAGAATCTAACGTTTCAATCCCATCAAACCATAACTCCTTCAACTCTTTGATAAGTGGTTGCAAGTAGACATCAATATCATTACCAGGCATGTGTTTTCCGGGGATAACCATAGAAAGGATCATTGATGTATGCTTCATTGACATCCACGGTGGAAAATTATAAGGAAATAATATCACCGGCCATACGCTATAACTGCTACTCATTGTACCAAATGGGTTAAAACCATCTGTCGCCAAGCCCAATCTGACGTGCCTTGGATCAGAAGCAAATTCAGGATGTTTTTGATCAAATTCTTTCCAAGCGCCACCATCTCGTGGATGACGAAGTTTACCATCATTGTTAGTAGCAGTTGCATGCCATTTCATGTGAGCAGCAGTTTTGGATGACATGAATAAACGCTGCAATCGTGGCTTTAGAGGAAAATAACGCAAAACTTTTGCAGGAgctttactcttttttttctctgattCAGAATTTGTGCTCTTTGCATTTTCTTTCCAACGAGAAGCTTCACAGACTTTGCAAATTTCTCTTTCTGCATCCGCCTCCCAATACAACATGCAATCATTTGGACATGCATGGATTGACTCATAAGTCATTCCTAATTTGCGAATAACCTTTTTCATGTCATTAAACGAATCCGGCAATTTGGCATGTGCAAATGCTTCTTTCATCAAATCAAGCACCATGGACATTCCTTTGTCGCTAATCTTGCACATACATTTGATATGGTATAGCTTTAGTATAAAGGACAACTTCGTAAACTTACTACATCCTGGATACAGCTCTTGATTATAATCAGCAAACAACTCATCAAAACTTTCTCCTTTTCCAAAGGTTCCACTTGAAGTTGATGGTCTATCTGTGCCCATTGGTTGACTGGTTGTTTCGTTTCCATGTTCACCAGGCATATTCATGCTGATATCAGGAAAAATGTCATCCAAAAGATTCAAAGTTGAATCCAATTCAACTACATTAACATCAGAAGGTAATCTTGCATTTCCCGTGATACACACTTCCTCTCCATGTAGTATCCAACTTGTGTAAGAACTTAAAAACCCATAGCACATCAAGTCACCTTCGATATCATCTCTTGACAAAGATTTGGTAAGAAGACAACGGTTACATGGGCATTTCATTATGTTTGCATTTGATCTAGTAAATGCAAAGTCCAGAAAGTGTTTCACCCCTAATCTATAGTCTTGGGATAATCGTGGTTTGTTTATCCAAGACTTGTCCATTTACACCTGAAAATTTTATTTGCACAATTTATAAGttttagaaattataaatttgactTAAATTCCCAAATATTTCAAATCAATCAGTTTATTAGaacaatgaaaaaaattatgataattgGTTGTTTTGACGGTGTAGAAcataataaatcatttattttggtTGTTTTTGCTTTACTTAATAGATTAAATTTTTGACGGTGTAGAAAAATTTTACTTGTGCTATCgatgattaaatatttaagttttgtatgattttcttttatttcctcTAACTACAAACACAGTTGTGAAAATTTAACTACtgatcttgatttttttaggtAGAATATGTTtttagtcaaaaacaaatagattttaaatatattcagtgtttgaaatatttttaaaaaaatttcaatacaaACTACATTCTGGAACTATATATAATGcatgttaataatttaaaaatcacaatctttaattttaataagataCTCATTGTAGCTTTGGAGGACtatatatctttctttttgattaatttataaatatggtaaaaTTATTAATTCCATTGTTTAAACATCATTTTATAATGGAGATATTTTAATATGCTATAAAGTTGTTAAGAAGTATGATACAATAATTTATGAACTAAGTATAAgattaagatatattaaatatttttcaattgtataaatataaaacatggCTACTATAAGGTTGTATggatatattattatgtttgcTCAATGTTATTGGGAGAGTTATCATTTTTTCTTCACGTGTAGTGTTAGTTTAGATTTAccttttttgattttaagaataTTAGTGTAATAAGCAATGATGAAAATAAACAAGTATTTTCACTAACCTCCAATAAAAAGAAGCAAATTCTTTGCTGTGAAAGCTTCTGTGGTATTAAAGAAATGAGAACCCTGACCCTAACCCTTGACGTACAATACTGTTTCCTTTGACGTAGAGATTTCTTTT
It encodes:
- the LOC130511284 gene encoding uncharacterized protein LOC130511284 — translated: MKCPCNRCLLTKSLSRDDIEGDLMCYGFLSSYTSWILHGEEVCITGNARLPSDVNVVELDSTLNLLDDIFPDISMNMPGEHGNETTSQPMGTDRPSTSSGTFGKGESFDELFADYNQELYPGCSKFTKLSFILKLYHIKCMCKISDKGMSMVLDLMKEAFAHAKLPDSFNDMKKVIRKLGMTYESIHACPNDCMLYWEADAEREICKVCEASRWKENAKSTNSESEKKKSKAPAKVLRYFPLKPRLQRLFMSSKTAAHMKWHATATNNDGKLRHPRDGGAWKEFDQKHPEFASDPRHVRLGLATDGFNPFGTMSSSYSVWPVILFPYNFPPWMSMKHTSMILSMVIPGKHMPGNDIDVYLQPLIKELKELWFDGIETLDSSTKQTFNMRAALMWTISDFPGLGNLSGWNTYTASACPSCNFDGIGQRLRHGKKNCFIGHRRFLPPDHGFRQNTTHFDGKIETRHPPATLTGSEIFHQLQQVDVTLGKKNSLVGVGRKRDRSDTGRSSTQQWKKRSIFFELPYWEVTMLRHNLDVMHIEKNVFDNLAYTLLDDKNKSKDNLNARRDLRELGIRSDLWPDDNDKYQAACFSLNNHGKDTFLSVLQNVKLPDGYASNISSCVDVSGRKLAGLKSHDCHVIMRDLFSVAVRNLLPTDVTLTIVEICQFFRDISAKVLDIDELDRLQDRIVVTLCRMEMFFPPSFFTVMVHLIVHLTEEAKLGGPVPFRWMYPIERTLGYFKSYVRNRAKPEGSICEQYLADECITFCSMYLNDIETRFTRTGRVDDQPLADTNIRPHSELPLVFPNHGRFVGAGQVCSLNHIERQQAHRHVLINCQLLDPLREKYKNELLTKQSHQSNRHRAIDIDREMHLDIANWLKQKVESNELDGITDDIRCLALGPSDKVLKYTAYNINGCKFRTTEREANLKTQNSGVYVAAETMSYASSRDPNPRTGIVPYYGNLTEVMELNYYEVFKVVLFKCTWADTQDEPYILASQAKMVYYVKDPSELEWNIAIHMQPRDLSGLPNEKEAVYGALNKWVALMIALYAHHDLQDKVIEVFADMEELKVRPDEDTARRVARAFRELSQEEKQELIPN